The Rhodobacter sp. genome segment CCAGATGGTTCTCGCCCCCACCAGTACGGCTCATTGGGACCGGTCGTTCGGGGCGATCGAAAATGATCGTTAGCTGCGCCAAGTTTATCCGCGCCGGGAAGTCTCGGAACTCGGCCTCGAATTCTTGAATGTACCGCGTTACCTGCATGGAGATGTTGTTGAGGATCGAGGTTAGACGCTCGCTGCTATCGTCAGACCCGATCTGTTGCTCAAGTTGTTTGACCTTGTTGGTGAGGCGGCGATTTTCCGCTTCTAGATTGGCCAGATCCTCATTGGGGAGGAGTGTTTCCAAGAACAGACTGATGCGGCCAACTACTCGTGCGGCCGCATTGTTGCGGTTGCCCATCTCGGCGATGATTTCGCTGGCGGAGATGGCCGCCGAGAGCTCCGCTTCTTTGTCAACAATGTTGCCCGCGATTTCATCCACCTTGCCGGCCAGTTCAGTCAAGTAAGCTTCGAGCTTAGGGCGCTGACCAGTGGCGATGCGCAACTCCCTCTCCAAGGATTCAAGCTCATTTAGAAGGACGACAGCGAGTGGGGAATCCAGTGCCAGATTTCTTTCACTAAACGGCCATTGCCACTCGCCAGTGTCGGGGTCTTTGGGTAGGGCTTTGATAGAAGCTAGGCGATCAACCTGTTCCGAGGCCTCGGATTCGTAGCCGCTTGACCGCTCAGCGAACTGTCGTGCCGCATCAATCCTGGCTTGGGTGTCTCGCCGATCTTGTCGCAAATCAGATAGCTGATCTTCAAGTTGCGATATCCGGCTACCATCGTCGTCTGGAACCACTTCGGGCGTCCAATACAGTGCTGACTTTAGTGATTCGATGATCCCATCGGCACCCGGAGTCTCGACGTCATGGCCGAGAATTCCAACGGTCCTGGCTTCTGAATAGAGCCGGATGGCCTGATCTTGCGAGGTGTCTACGGCGTCTCGCGCCTGCTCCAGCTTCTTGTTGCTGATCCGCAGATCCCGCTGTGCTATTCGCAACTTGGACTCAAGTTCGAAACGGTCATGGGACGAGACGCCGAGAAGGATCGGCAATGTATCACGTATCGTCTGCGGTAGGTGCTGCTCGTTCTGGCGATAAAAGAGTTGGTCTTTGTTGGCGACAAGTCCCTGCTTCTGGAATAGGTAGAAAAGCGTGTGTTTGACGTTAGCATCGTAGCTGTCGCGGCTGTGTTCAAGCGCGACTTCTGTACGGTTTTCTGGAATGCCGAGCAAACGCGACAGCAGTTCGACTATGCTGTCGTCGTCGGTGTTGACCATCAGCTCCCTGAAATCAG includes the following:
- a CDS encoding DUF3732 domain-containing protein; protein product: MKIKSIHIYSHDGQRRDLRFKVNGLNVITGRSSTGKSALSEIVEYCMGRSSFNVPEGIIRDKVSWFAVIFQFGEEQVLVAKPTPPGGGASCSTAMLRRGSELPIPDFRELMVNTDDDSIVELLSRLLGIPENRTEVALEHSRDSYDANVKHTLFYLFQKQGLVANKDQLFYRQNEQHLPQTIRDTLPILLGVSSHDRFELESKLRIAQRDLRISNKKLEQARDAVDTSQDQAIRLYSEARTVGILGHDVETPGADGIIESLKSALYWTPEVVPDDDGSRISQLEDQLSDLRQDRRDTQARIDAARQFAERSSGYESEASEQVDRLASIKALPKDPDTGEWQWPFSERNLALDSPLAVVLLNELESLERELRIATGQRPKLEAYLTELAGKVDEIAGNIVDKEAELSAAISASEIIAEMGNRNNAAARVVGRISLFLETLLPNEDLANLEAENRRLTNKVKQLEQQIGSDDSSERLTSILNNISMQVTRYIQEFEAEFRDFPARINLAQLTIIFDRPERPVPMSRTGGGENHLAYHLSALMALHLFAARNSRPIPRFLFIDQPTQVYFPSEQIYKQADGSVQSTEADADLIAVRRLFELLLRFTQEDVPGFQLIVTEHANLRDPWFQDALVEEPWAKPPALVPEDWPVISQ